Proteins encoded by one window of Passer domesticus isolate bPasDom1 chromosome 10, bPasDom1.hap1, whole genome shotgun sequence:
- the STK11IP gene encoding serine/threonine-protein kinase 11-interacting protein, producing MAAAETLVRGLARLLQDAGDLVLDGSSTLTLLTSTLQHLTQVFEQHLGSRNQNRGFVALPSHPAETAAILQAQFLFDVLQKTHSLKLVHVPNCVLQSAVKIFPFKSLRHLELRSVPPHCLRGLRFVYSQLESLTCCKCISTLEEIISACGGDLSCALPWLELQTVNFSYNSITTLDDSLQLLNALRVLDLSHNKIQDCEHYLTTLTELEYLNLAYNFLSKVPNLGIFSRSKLVTLILRNNELDSINGVEQLVNLQHLDVAYNLLLEHAQLAPLSTLHYLKKLHLEGNPIWFHENHRSAALVHVSPRAAFSNFFLDGEPLSSSDLMHLPRLVQSVSQSIHTSTSEKTALDRSALESSCAADFSDSQSPSENVAVRVPRKKSKGKVKVRRASISEPSDTEHEPQALPLSAGLVLEHQKEMKRLASFRDRFGADWLQYKRHLEEHDQAPVLSRSRSADEVTGRPAAVDLQSESSDPEQGKPQVSQEEGSSPPLDDTAKEEEPEVQLDEPMEGEQRGEEEADELMLGEEEEEKVEVDLCQPVLVSQIEGDGDPEPDWIFLRITAKHVIEVELKAARVLHRLELKCLKNVETSELTWKRMDLERVFPVLTLHFSYIRKDRQKRRYVVLDDCPEQCLQCILEVLSPAVEENRRNQDQQKGSMKLQCLKCKQEFSQSLPYWRQGSYSSELGDTKILETLVASDQGPAAGGEPIACPSCSSDHVVILPSEECSSTPLPPGADSTSEDLSDSVLEGGSQQEGPEETSVLASESGKFYIGGEDSSEIDTSNSTRSPELSAEPEPGSTPHPTCHGSEGSSGKEQGLKSQNLSLSHADTSGGSLVGSCRSSASRGPTPSPLSVNSEAEETWNLSPSVNSVLNTRDFRSVDHRLKLYLDMEVFEENAEEFQCFLKVVMVKFGRPGEFLSILVASDLKIYVLEVTGAIRGQPAEWLKKNDSHYLSDISHLEVGLCHQTLRMEFENPKTSYNLLIRNQSCCDQFLQTLTDLMQELPAKHRSKVKEIPTVEMNPQHWLWPLLDSKTTDSAAADNTCFFYLLAYLIQGASAFPVTLLSTRSMLFLLEENHQWQVQPCLDEDHEAEMPPRSTIQLKEKQPITSISNIITYRLCPCDIKLMLYDEVLKLESTWHIRTECPELLAELVEWIRGPWEEMFSIELRKTLYEALE from the exons CTTGTTCATGTTCCAAACTGTGTTTTGCAATCTGCTGTGAAGATCTTCCCTTTCAAGTCCCTCCGGCATCTGGAA TTGAGGTCTGTCCCTCCACACTGCCTCCGGGGACTGCGGTTTGTCTATTCTCAGCTGGAATCTCTAACCTGCTGCAAATGTATCAGTACACTGGAG GAAATAATTTCAGCCTGCGGTGGAGATCTGAGCTGTGCTCTCCCATGGTTGGAACTGCAGACTGTGAACTTCAGCTATAACTCAATCACTACCTTGGATGACTCACTG CAATTATTGAATGCTCTGAGGGTCTTGGATTTGAGTCACAACAAGATCCAGGATTGTGAGCACTATTTAACG ACCCTTACAGAGCTGGAATACCTCAATCTGGCATACAACTTCCTGTCCAAGGTGCCAAACCTTGGCATCTTCAGCCGATCCAAGCTGGTGACTCTGATCCTGCGCAACAATGAGCTCGACAGCATTAATG GGGTGGAACAGCTTGTGAATCTGCAGCACCTGGATGTGGCCTATaacctgctgctggagcatgCCCAGCTGGCACCATTGTCCACTCTGCactatttaaaaaaa CTGCATTTGGAGGGAAACCCAATATGGTTCCATGAAAATCACCGATCTGCAGCCCTTGTCCATGTGTCTCCCAGGGCAGCCTTCTCCAAT TTCTTCTTGGACGGGGAGCCACTCTCTTCCTCAGACCTAATG CACCTTCCAAGACTTGTGCAAAGtgtgtcccagtccatccacACTTCTACCTCAGAGAAGACTGCACTGGACCGCAGTGCACTggagagctcctgtgctgcagactTCAGCGACAGCCAGTCCCCATCAGAGAATGTGGCCGTCAGGGTCCCTCGAAAGAAAAGCAAG ggaaaagtCAAAGTGCGCAGAGCAAGTATTTCGGAGCCAAGTGACACAGAACACGAGCCCCAGGCATTACCCCTCTCTGCTG GTCTGGTCCTAGAGCATCAGAAGGAGATGAAGCGCTTGGCCAGCTTCAGAGATCGCTTTGGTGCTGACTGGCTGCAGTACAAGAGACACCTGGAGGAGCATGACCAAGCACCCGTGCTGTCCCGCAGCCGTTCTGCAGATGAGGTCACGGGCAGACCTGCTGCAGTGGACTTGCAGAGCGAGAGCTCTGACCCAGAGCAAGGAAAGCCCCAAGTATCCCAGGAAGAAGGATCCTCTCCTCCTTTGGATGACACTGCGAAGGAGGAAGAGCCTGAAGTACAGCTGGATGAGCCTATGGAAGGAGAACAgagaggagaagaggaggcagATGAGCTAATGCttggagaggaagaagaggagaagGTAGAAG TGGACCTGTGCCAGCCAGTGCTGGTGAGCCAAATAGAAGGAGATGGGGACCCAGAGCCAGACTGGATCTTCCTGCGAATCACAGCTAAGCATGTGATTGAGGTGGAGCTGAAGGCTGCCAGAGTCCTCCACAGGCTGGAGCTGAAATGCCTGAAGAATGTGGAGACCTCTGAGTTGACCTGGAAGAGGATG GACCTGGAGCGGGTTTTCCCTGTCCTCACCTTGCACTTCAGCTACATCCGCAAGGACCGGCAGAAGCGCAGATACGTGGTGCTTGACGACTGCCCGGAGCAGTGTCTGCAG TGTATCCTTGaagtgctgtccccagctgttgAGGAGAATCGGCGAAATCAGGACCAACAGAAGGGATCCATGAAGCTCCAGTGCCTGAAATGCAAGCAGGAGTTTTCACAGTCCCTGCCCTACTGGCGTCAAGGTTCCTATTCTTCAGAGCTTGGAGACACCAAAATCCTGGAGACTCTAGTTGCCTCAGATCAAG GTCCTGCAGCAGGTGGTGAGCCCATAGCCTGTCCCAGTTGTTCCAGTGACCATGTGGTCATTCTGCCTTCAGAGGAGTGCTCCAGCACACCTCTGCCACCTGGTGCCGACAGCACGAGTGAGGACCTGTCAGACTCTGTGCTGGAGGGAGGCAGCCAGCAGGAGGGCCCAGAGGAAACATCTGTCCTGGCCAGTGAGAGCGGGAAGTTCTACATCGGTGGGGAGGACAGCTCGGAGATAGACACCAGCAACAGCACCAGGAGCCCGGAGCTGAGCGctgagcctgagcctggcaGCACTCCTCATCCCACCTGCCATGGGTCAgagggcagctctgggaaggagcagggccTGAAGAGCCAGAACTTGTCCCTCAGCCACGCAGACACCAGCGGGGGCAGCCTGGTGGGAAGCTGCCGCTCCAGCGCTTCTCGGGGGCCCACGCCTTCCCCGCTCTCTGTGAACTCTGAGGCTGAGGAAACGTGGAATCTCAGTCCTT CTGTAAACAGCGTCCTGAACACGAGGGACTTCCGGTCAGTGGACCATCGCCTGAAGCTGTACCTGGACATGGAAGTTTTTGAGGAGAACGCTGAGGAGTTCCAGTGCTTCCTCAAG GTGGTCATGGTGAAATTTGGCCGGCCAGGAGAGTTCCTCTCAATCCTAGTTGCTTCTGACCTCAAGATCTATGTGCTGGAAGTCACTGGAGCTATCAG GGGACAACCTGCAGAGTGGCTGAAGAAGAATGACTCTCACTACCTGTCTGATATTTCTCATCTGGAAGTGGGACTCTGCCACCAGACCTTGCGAATGGAGTTTGAGAACCCAAAAACTTCCTACAATCTGCTGATCCGGAACCAAAGCTGCTGTGACCAGTTCCTGCAGACCCTGACAG ATCTCATGCAAGAACTGCCTGCTAAGCACAGGAGTAAAGTGAAGGAAATCCCCACTGTGGAAATGAATCCCCAACATTGGCTATG GCCTCTGCTGGACTCCAAGACCACGGATTCTGCAGCTGCAGATAACACCTGTTTCTTCTACCTGCTGGCATACCTGATCCAAG GGGCATCTGCTTTTCCTGTGACCCTGCTGAGTACCCGAAGCATGCTATTTCTGCTGGAGGAGAATCACCAGTGGCAGGTGCAGCCCTGCTTGGATGAAGACCATGAGGCAGAAATGCCTCCTAGGAGCACCATCCAGTTGAAGGAGAAGCAGCCAATCACCAGTATTAGCAACATCATAACCTATCGCCTCTGTCCTTGTGACATCAAGCTGATGCTTTACGATGAG GTACTGAAGCTAGAGAGCACTTGGCACATCCGCACAGAGTGCCCTgagctcctggcagagctggtggAGTGGATCCGTGGGCCCTGGGAGGAGATGTTCTCCATCGAGCTCCGGAAGACTCTGTATGAGGCACTGGAGTGA